A window from Macaca thibetana thibetana isolate TM-01 chromosome 7, ASM2454274v1, whole genome shotgun sequence encodes these proteins:
- the LOC126959311 gene encoding putative GED domain-containing protein DNM1P34, whose product MPLCSPWQTSKTEENGSDSFIHSMDPQLEQQMETTQSLVDSSVAFVNKTVWDLMVGLMPKTTTHLMINNTKEFIFLELLATLYSRGDKNMLMDGSAEQAQQCNKMLCMHHVLREVPSIIGDINMTTVSTPMGAHG is encoded by the exons ATGCCCTTGTGTTCTCCATGGCAGACCAGCAAGACTGAGGAGAATGGCTCCGACAGCTTCATACACTCCATGGACCCACAGCTGGAGCAGCAAATGGAGACCACCCAGAGCCTTGTGGACTCCTCTGTGGCCTTTGTCAACAAGACCGTGTGGGACCTCATGGTTGGTCTCATGCCCAAAACCACCACACACCTCATGATCAACAAC ACCAAGGAGTTCATCTTCTTGGAGCTGCTGGCCACCCTGTACTCACGTGGAGACAAGAACATGCTGATGGACGGGTCAGCAGAGCAGGCACAGCAGTGCAACAAGATGCTGTGCATGCACCACGTGCTGAGGGAGGTGCCCAGCATCATCGGCGATATCAACATGACCACCGTCAGCACGCCCATGGGGGCCCATGGATGA